From Ancylothrix sp. D3o:
TGATTTACGGGTTGATGATGTGGCGGAAAAGTTGGGGGTTAAAATTAGGCCTGTTTCTGGTGTTGAGGGTTTGATTGAGGGGTGTTTGGAGTGGTAGGGGGTGCCGGTTGATATTGGTGTGTAGATTTGTCGCCGGTTAAAACCGGCGGATGGTGCATGAAGAAAGCCCCTTCGGGGTTAAGATATATTTTCGATAAAAACCTCCGCCAATATTTTTCTAAATCCTCGTTTTGCTAACAACCCAACCTACAGATAGGTTATAATCAACTCATCACATTTTGGGCAAAAAAATGATGAATTCATCTTCTGAATACAACGAGTTTCTGCTGGTGGAAAAAATCCGCCGTTTACCGCCCGAAAAAATTATAGAAGTTGAAGATTTTGTCGATTTTTTGTTAGAGAGAAAAGAAGAAATCTGGCTAAATCGCGCAGCGGCAAAATTGTCTGAAAATTCTTTTGCTGAAATCTGGGATAACCCGGAGGATGCTGAGTATGACCGGCTATAATTTTGGAGATGTTGTTTTGGTTCCTTTCCCTTTTACTGATCAAACAACGACGAAACAACGTCCGGCAGTTGTTATTAGTTCTGATATTTACAATAATCAAGGGTTCAATGATATAATTATTATTGCCATCACCAGTCAATTTAGCGGAATGCCGAAAGTAGGAGAGGGAATACTGAAAAATTGGCAAGCTGCGGGTTTAATAAAGCCTTCTATGATTAAGCCGGTGGTGGTAACTTTAGAAAAAAGTCTTGTTATTAGAAAGCTTGGACAACTTGTGGAGGAAGATTTACAAATTCTGCGGGATGTTTTAGCTGCAATTATTGGGTTTTGAAGATTTGCCGATATTTGTCGCCGGTTAAAACCGGCGCCTACACAATAAAAAACCCCTCCGGGGTTAAGCAATATTCTCGATAAAAACCGGCTGTATTTTAACCTGCGTTTTAAGGAATATCTAAGGACTTTTTAAGCGCTTCTTTTATTTCGCCTATAAGTTGTGGTGAGAGATTTCCTAATTGCTTCATAAAAACTGATTGATTAACAGTGGCAATTTTATCTCCTCTGATTAAAGATGTTTTTTTGAGGCCGGTTGCTAGAAAGTTTGGATGATCTTCGGGAATTAATACCCATGTTTCTCGTAACTCCACTGTCGGTATTTTTGAGAAAATTCCTAAAATTATCAATTCTTCTCGATGAACTGCAATAACAAGTGCCGGTCTAACTTTTGTGGATGTTAGATCACTAAAGGGAAATCTCACCAGCCAAATTTCACCATATTTAGGTTTATTCAAGTTCATAAATATCTTCTTCCGGATCGTTCCATTCTTTAAATCCTGTTTCTGCTAACTGCATCATCGCAATACTTTCTATTTGTTCTTCCAATTCTGATAACAGCTTTTCTTGTTCTTTTAAAGGCAGTTGAAATATCAGTGCTTTGATTTCTTCTACGCTAGGAGGTTTCATGGCGGAGATAACCGGGTTTTTATTATGTTTATTCATTATATCTTTTTGGTTTTGTTTGACAACTGGAATTTAAGAGGTGCCGGTGGCGAATTTCCCCACAAAACCGGCATCCAACAAAACCGGCACCCATATTTATCACCGGTTGAAACCGGCATATACACAAATAAAACCCCTGCGGGGTTAATGATTAAATTCGATAATTTCTCATCAACAAACCCCGCACCAACCAATAACCCAACCCCGGAGGGGTTTTATTCATGTAGACACCGATTTTAATCGGTGGCGAATGCCGGTGGCTTCGTCAAAAACCTGGCATTCACAATTTTTCACAACTTAGATATTACACTCTGCAAGTCTCGACGCGAGAGAAGAGAATCCACCCCAACCCGCCCACCCCGACACCCCAAAAAACCAACCACCAAACCCACCCCTTACACCCACACACACCTTAGGGAGGTGGCCAGTTTTTGCTTGCTTATTAAATTGTAGGTTTGAGTAGCTTAACCATTCTCCATTTACACGCCACCCCACACGATCCCCAAAAGCATCCCATATTTTCTCATCAAACTCTCTCATACCGCCCAGACTTTCATAAATACGTTTCTGCACGGAAAAACCAAACCGGCCATTGCTATATTTTACCCACAGCTTGTTTATCGTTCTCAGGTCTACACAGGGAAAATTACCGATTTCTTTAACTCTTAACCGCCCTTCCTTTTCCCTCCCCGCCGCCTTTAACATCACACAAGCCGTTTCTTGATCTGCCTCTTTCCACATTCCCGCCTTCAAATAATCCCGCAACTGCGAATAATCAACACCTCGATCACTGCTTAAATCATCTGCCTCTTCCTTCAGCAACTCCAACCATTCTCCCACTGTTTGCGGACGAGCTTTAGGCAACAACTCCATCCCCTTTAAAATCGCCTGATTTTCCCTTTCACTAATTTCGGGATTATATTGTTTAGGTGCAGTTAAAGGAATATTCGCATCTTTCCGAAAATTGGCAGGAAACGGCACTTTTCCCGTTCGCATCACATAATACGTCGCCGCCAACGCATACACATCCGTAAAAGTTCCCCTTTCTGCCCTTCTCTCATACTGCTCAATTGGTGCAAAACCATGTGTCAGAGAAGCAGTATGGCTCATCTCCATTCCTTGAACAAACTCCCTTGCTAAACCAAAATCAATTAACACCGCATCTAAACTCGTGGGACGCAGTAAAATATTTTGAGGTTTAACATCCCTGTGTAAAAAACCCCGTTCGTGAACAAAAGTCAGCGCCTCCCCCACTTGGCGGATAATTTTTAAGGCTTCCTCTGGGGATAAAATGCCCTTGTTTTCAATATAGTCATGTAAATTTTCCCCATTGATGTATTCCATCACAACTCCCAAGATATCCCCTTCTTTAAACACCTGATCAACCTTGGGAATGTGGGGATGGGAAAATTTGGCTAAACGCATCGCTTCGTTCATAAAATCAACTTGGCGTTTCTCAAAATCGGGTTCTTGGTGTTGTTTAGCATTGAGAGTTTTGATAGCAATCAATTTACCAGAGGCGGTTTCTCTGGCTTTGTAGGTGATGCCAAAGCCTCCACTCCCGATGACGTTTTCAATTATATATTTTCCGTTTTCCAGTTTTTGGTTAGGTTTCCAGTACATATTTTTAACCGCAGATAAACGCAGATGAACGCGGATGAATGCTGATGTGGGTGTTTGGTTTAGATTTTAGCTTATTTTTTTAACCGCAGATAAACGCAGATGAACGCGGATGAATAAGGATGTGGATGTTTGGGTTAGTTTTTAAGTCAATTTTGGTAAACTTCACACGGTTTAGAGAAAGATTAGTAGCTAATAAAAGTGCCGATGAAATATCACCGGCACTTCTCATTAATTACTTTGTTTGTTATTCTCCTTAGCTGAATTATCAGGCCAGGGATCAAAACCTAGCAATTTACCGACTTCCGAATTTTTCCAAAAAGCTTGTCTTTCAGCATGACTCATTAACACATTTCCACTCGAACTTGCTCAGGCATTAACAAGCAAAGGAACTCCCCATTGTTATTCATGTTTCCAATCGTTGTTTTTCCCACATACTCCATCTCTTTATCTTTAAGCAACGCCTCTAGATCTTCCCTCGCACCCACTCTCGAAAAGCCTTCAAAACCGCTATTTCCCCACCGGCCTTACTCTGCTCAACAAACCGGCCCAACTCCCCACAAGAAACCAACCCAAACGCCACACTAAACTCCCGCTCAACATAACTCCCATCCACCAACTCATAAAACATCAAAACCCGCCCATCATATCGCCACAACTCCCGCACACCCAACGCAGAATAAATTCCCAACTTATTAACAGAACTACTCGTTATATCAATCTCAATCGCCAAATCTGGAGGAGGATCATTTGCCAAATCTAACTGCTGCCGCACCCTCACAAGCGGCTCATTTTGCACATAATAACAATTATCCGGCTCAATACCCTTTCTTAAATCCTCTCGCTTCAAAGTCATCGACCCCGCACTCTTAATTTCAATCTCCAACTCTATCGCTAAACCAACAATAAAGTTATGCAGATTTATCTTCGGACTTTCATGTTCAAAAAGCGGTGCCATAATCTCTAAAATTCCATCATCATAAGCAAAACGCGAACCACGACCCTCGCCAGTTTCCTTTAGCAAAACCTCAAAAGTTTGCCAGCTAATATTATGTAGAACCGTTCGCTGTTCCGCAACATTTAAAATTGCTAAACTCATAAAACCCACTCCGCAAAATAAAAAAGTAGGCCGATGCTCTGGCAACCGGCCCCCCAATAAATAAACTAACTCAACCCACCAAAAAACTCCAAAGTCTCCCGCAAAGCCCCAATAAAAACATCAATTTCATCACGAGAATTATAAAAATACAAACTCGCCCGCGCCGTCGAAGGAAGCTTTAACAAACGATGTAAAGGCTGCGTACAATGATGACCTGAACGAATAGCAACCCCCGCCAAATCTAACATCGTAGACAAATCATTTGGATGCACATCACCCGCCGTAAAAGCAGCCAAAGCCGCCCGATTACTTCCATCCCCTTGCGGTTTAGGGCCATAAATTGTAATCCCCGGCACCTCACCCAATTTGTCAAACAAATAAGCCGTTAACTCATGCTCATAAGCAGCAATATTTTCCATCCCAATACTACTTAAATAATCCACCGCCGCACCCAAAGCAATCGCCTCAGCAATGGCAGGAGTCCCAGCCTCAAACTTAGACGGCGGTTCCGCATAAGTTGAATGATCCAAAAACACATCCGCAATCATTTCACCACCCCCCAAAAACGGAGGCATAGCCTTTAAAACTTCCAACTTTCCATACAAAAAACCAATCCCCGTAGGCGCACACATCTTATGCCCAGAAGCCACCAACCAATCACAATCAATATCCTTAACATCTATCGCCAAATGAGGCACGCTTTGGCACGCATCAATTAACACCTTAGCGCCAAACTTCCGAGCCTCAGCTACAATTTCCTTCACCGGATTAACACAACCCAAAGTGTTAGAAACATGAACCACAGAAACCAACTTTGTCTTATCAGAAAGCAGCGATTTATACTGCTCAAAATCAAATTCCTGCGTTTCTGTTAACTCAACAAACTTCAACACAGCACCCGTTTTTTGAGCAACCAACTGCCAAGGAACCAAATTACTGTGATGCTCCATCACCGACAGAATAATCTCATCCCCCCGCTGTAAACTATTCATCCCCCAAGCATAAGCAACCAAATTAATCGCTTCGCTCGCATTTCGGGTATAAATAATCTCTTGAAAAGTAGCCGCTTTCACAAACCTAGCAACCTTTTCCCGCGCCTCTTCATAAGCCGCAGTCGCCCTTGCACTCAGCGTATGTACACCCCTGTGAACATTGGAATTATACTCATCATAATAACTCCGCAAAGTCTCCAAAACCTGCAAAGGCTTCTGAGAAGTCGCCGCATTATCAAAATAAACCAACCGGTGCCCATTCACCTCTTGCAACAAAATCGGAAAATCTTTTTTAAACTGAGCCGCTAAACTTTTTTCTTGAGTAATCATATTTTATTTTTCCTTTGTCATTTGTAATTTATCATTGGTCATTTGTCATCGGTCATTTGTCATCGGTCATTTGCCATTTGTACAGCACAACACAATACAAAGGACAAATGACAAAGTACAGACGTTCTGCCAGAACGTCTCTACGGACAAATGACTAATCATTATTCCGGCAAGAAACACACCGGCCTAACATTGTTTGTAGCGAAACAACCGGCAGCAATTGAATTATCTCATCCGCAAAAGCATCCATCAACAACCGGCAACTCATCTCCCGATCTAAACCGCGACTTTGCAGATAAAAAACCTCTTCAGCATCCAACTGACTAACGGTAGCACCATGAGAGCACTTAACATTATCAGCCGTAATTTCTAACTGTGGCTTAGTATCCACCCGCGCCTTTGGAGAAAGCAACAAATTTCGACTTAATTGTGCAGCATTTGTTAACTGCGCCGGCTTCGGCACAAACACCTTTCCATTAAACACCGCATGAGCCCGATCTCCCACAATACACTTATGCAATTGATCCGTCGTTCCATGCGGGTGATTTAGGGCAATTAAACTATGGGTATCCGCCAACTGTTCCCCAGCAATCATCGTCAAACCATTAAGCTTAGTATCCGTTCCCTCGCCGGTTTGAAACACCTCCAAATTATGCCGAGAAACCTTCGCACCCAAACTTACCGCATGACAAACATAGCGACTAAAACGTGCCTGAGAAACCGCAGTTTTGCCCACATGAAACGCATCGCCACTTTCGCGCTGAATGCGAACATGAACAACCTCAGAATTCTCCGCCGTAAAAATTTCTGTTACCGCATTTGTCCAATAAGGATGAGATGTAGAAACATCAGGACAACCTAAAGAAGCTGTCGCATAATGCTCAACAATTGTCACCTTACTATTTGCTTCCGCCACCACTAAACAACGCGGCTGCGAAATTGCCGGTGCATCCGCCACCGTCAAAAACAGTAAATGAATGGGCGTTTCTACCGCCTTATTTTTCGGCACAAAAACCACCGCCGCCTCTTCCAAACCGGCAGTATTCAGCGCCGTGAAAACCTCCTCCGAACCCGGAAGTTTTCCCAGATAATTTTTTACTTGCTCAGCGCTATTTTCCGCCGGCAAATTACCAACAAAAACCCCATCAGGCAAAGCTGCAACCGACGATAAATGAGGCGCAAAAATACCATTCACAAAAACCAACCGGCTCTCTTGTGCTTCTGGCAAAATCAGCGCCGAAATCGCCACCTCTGGCAACTCCACCGGCACCGCTTTTTCAAACTTCACCTGCAACAAAGAAGACAAATCTGTAAACCGCCATTCCTCATCACGAGTCGAAGGAATCGCCTGTTCACTCAACAAAACTGCGGCTCTTTCGCGCACCGGCATCAACCAATCATTTCCCGAAGTTTCCGCCGCCACAGTCTTTAACAAATCTGCCAAATAACCGGCTCGATTTTGTTTAACAATCCTCGATTCTACAACTTGACTCATCGCGCCACTACCTCTTGCTCAAGTACCCAATCATAACCCCGCGCTTCCAATTCCAGCGCCAAATCTTTAGTGCCGGTTGTAATAATTCGTCCCTGTTCCATCACATGAACAAAATCTGGCACAATATAATCAAGTAACCGCTGATAATGCGTAATCACCAGCATCGTATTCTCAGCATTTGCTAATTGATTCACACCATTAGCAACAATCCGCAGTGCATCAATATCCAAACCCGAATCCGTCTCATCTAAAATCGCTAATTTCGGTTCCAGAAGCGCCATTTGCAAAATCTCATTGCGCTTTTTTTCGCCTCCAGAAAACCCTTCATTAACACTGCGTTCTAAAAAAGCCGGATTCATTTTCACGACATCCAACTTTTGCTCAATCAACTCATCAAAATCAAAGGCATCTAATTCTTCTAAACCTTTGTGTTTGCGGTGAGAATTATAAGCAACTCTCAGAAAGTCTAAATTACTCACACCCGGAATTTCTAAGGGATATTGAAACGCCAAAAACACCCCTGCTCTCGCTCTTTCTTCGGGTGTCAATTCCAGCAAATTCTGCCCCTGAAAAATGATTTCTCCGCCGGTTACGGTGTAGTCTGGGTGCCCCGACAACACCTTGGAAAAAGTGCTTTTTCCTGAGCCATTTGGCCCCATAATGGCGTGAATTTCACCGGCTTTCATCTCTAAAGATAAGCCTTTTAAAATCTCTGTGCCGTCTACTTCGGCGCGTAAATCACTAACCGATAAAATAACTTCTGAGTTTTCTACAATCATCGTTTTTTGTCCTCTCTGTGTTTAGTACGGGGGGTGATTTTTTAACCGCAGATGAACGCTGATAAACGCGGATAGGTTATCTGTTTTTATCTGCGCTCATCTGCTATAGATAGGATGCGGTTTTTTAAACTAAGATAAACGCGGATAGTTATCTGTCTTCATCTGCGTAGCGCTATCGCGCCGCTCCGCGTACATCTGCGTTTATCTGCGGTTAAAATTATCCTACGCTTCCTTCAAGTTTTAAACTCAAAAGCTTATCAGCCTCAACAGCAAATTCCATCGGCAATTTATTGAAGACATCTTTACAGAATCCGCTGATCATCATTGAAACAGCATCCTCTGCGGAAATACCCCGTTGTGCAAAGTAGAAAAGTTGATCTTCTCCAATTTTGGAAGTAGACGCTTCATGCTCTACTTTTCCCATGTTATTCTGCACTTGAATATAGGGGAAAGTATTTGCTTGAGCGTTATCTCCTATCAGCATTGAGTCGCATTGCGAATAATTGCGTGCGCCTTCTGCTTTGGGGCCAATTTTTACTAAGCCTCGATAGCTATTTTGCGAGTTTCCCGCAGAAATGCCTTTAGAAATAATCGTGCTGCGGGTGTTTTTGCCGATGTGGATCATTTTTGTGCCGGTGTCTGCTTGCTGTTTGTTATTTGTCAGCGCCACAGAGTAAAATTCTCCCACAGAATTATCACCAATCAAAACGCAACTCGGATATTTCCAAGTAATTGCTGAGCCGGTTTCTACTTGTGTCCAAGAAATCTTAGAATTGACTCCCTGACATATCCCTCGTTTGGTGACAAAGTTGTAAATTCCACCTTTGCCATTTGCATCACCGGCATACCAGTTTTGCACTGTTGAATATTTGATGTCGGCGTTATCTAGCGCTACCAATTCCACAACGGCGGCGTGTAATTGGTTGCTGTCATACATCGGTGCGGTACAGCCTTCTAAATAAGTAACTGAGCTACCTTCTTCGGCTACAATTAAGGTGCGCTCAAATTGCCCCGAATCTCCGTTATTAATACGGAAATAAGTTGATAAATCCATCGGGCATTTTACGCCTTTGGGAATATAGACAAATGAGCCATCGCTAAACACTGCCGAATTCAGCGCCGCAAAGAAGTTATCCGCCACCGGCACCACACTACCTAAATATTTTTTCACCAATTCCGGGTAATCTTTAACTGCTTCAGAAATTGAACAGAAAATTACTCCGTCTTTGGCTAGTTTTTCCCGAAATGTGGTAGCAACGGATACGCTATCAAATACTGCATCAACAGCTACGTTTGCGAGTCGTTTTTGTTCAGAAAGTGAAATCCCCAACTTCTCGAAGGTTTCTAACAAAACCGGATCAACTTCTTCTAAACTGTTGAGTTTTTTCGGGGCTTGTTTGGGGGCAGAATAGTAGATAATATCTTGATAGTTAATTTTTGGATAATTGACGTGCGCCCAGTTTGGCTCTTCCATTTTTAGCCATTGCCGATAGGCTTTTAAACGGAATTCCAGCATAAATTCTGGCTCTTCTTTTTTGGCAGAAATTAGCCGCACGACATCTTCGCTTAAACCACGCGGGATTGTGTCAGATTCAATCTCCGTGATAAAGCCATATTTATAGGGTTGGTTGACTAAGGTTTTAACGGATGCGCTCATTGGTGTTCTCTCTCTCTAATCTGTATGCCGATAGCGGCGCGTGGCGTTAGCCATTGCTTAGCCCACCGGCCTCTACTACATGGTGGGCTAAGCCCACCCTAAACTAATATTGATTGGTGGTTTCTCGGATTTGCTCAAAACTGATCT
This genomic window contains:
- a CDS encoding DUF2281 domain-containing protein, producing the protein MMNSSSEYNEFLLVEKIRRLPPEKIIEVEDFVDFLLERKEEIWLNRAAAKLSENSFAEIWDNPEDAEYDRL
- a CDS encoding type II toxin-antitoxin system PemK/MazF family toxin — its product is MTGYNFGDVVLVPFPFTDQTTTKQRPAVVISSDIYNNQGFNDIIIIAITSQFSGMPKVGEGILKNWQAAGLIKPSMIKPVVVTLEKSLVIRKLGQLVEEDLQILRDVLAAIIGF
- a CDS encoding type II toxin-antitoxin system PemK/MazF family toxin, coding for MNLNKPKYGEIWLVRFPFSDLTSTKVRPALVIAVHREELIILGIFSKIPTVELRETWVLIPEDHPNFLATGLKKTSLIRGDKIATVNQSVFMKQLGNLSPQLIGEIKEALKKSLDIP
- a CDS encoding serine/threonine-protein kinase; its protein translation is MYWKPNQKLENGKYIIENVIGSGGFGITYKARETASGKLIAIKTLNAKQHQEPDFEKRQVDFMNEAMRLAKFSHPHIPKVDQVFKEGDILGVVMEYINGENLHDYIENKGILSPEEALKIIRQVGEALTFVHERGFLHRDVKPQNILLRPTSLDAVLIDFGLAREFVQGMEMSHTASLTHGFAPIEQYERRAERGTFTDVYALAATYYVMRTGKVPFPANFRKDANIPLTAPKQYNPEISERENQAILKGMELLPKARPQTVGEWLELLKEEADDLSSDRGVDYSQLRDYLKAGMWKEADQETACVMLKAAGREKEGRLRVKEIGNFPCVDLRTINKLWVKYSNGRFGFSVQKRIYESLGGMREFDEKIWDAFGDRVGWRVNGEWLSYSNLQFNKQAKTGHLPKVCVGVRGGFGGWFFGVSGWAGWGGFSSLASRLAECNI
- a CDS encoding Uma2 family endonuclease, giving the protein MSLAILNVAEQRTVLHNISWQTFEVLLKETGEGRGSRFAYDDGILEIMAPLFEHESPKINLHNFIVGLAIELEIEIKSAGSMTLKREDLRKGIEPDNCYYVQNEPLVRVRQQLDLANDPPPDLAIEIDITSSSVNKLGIYSALGVRELWRYDGRVLMFYELVDGSYVEREFSVAFGLVSCGELGRFVEQSKAGGEIAVLKAFREWVRGKI
- a CDS encoding SufS family cysteine desulfurase; this translates as MITQEKSLAAQFKKDFPILLQEVNGHRLVYFDNAATSQKPLQVLETLRSYYDEYNSNVHRGVHTLSARATAAYEEAREKVARFVKAATFQEIIYTRNASEAINLVAYAWGMNSLQRGDEIILSVMEHHSNLVPWQLVAQKTGAVLKFVELTETQEFDFEQYKSLLSDKTKLVSVVHVSNTLGCVNPVKEIVAEARKFGAKVLIDACQSVPHLAIDVKDIDCDWLVASGHKMCAPTGIGFLYGKLEVLKAMPPFLGGGEMIADVFLDHSTYAEPPSKFEAGTPAIAEAIALGAAVDYLSSIGMENIAAYEHELTAYLFDKLGEVPGITIYGPKPQGDGSNRAALAAFTAGDVHPNDLSTMLDLAGVAIRSGHHCTQPLHRLLKLPSTARASLYFYNSRDEIDVFIGALRETLEFFGGLS
- the sufD gene encoding Fe-S cluster assembly protein SufD encodes the protein MSQVVESRIVKQNRAGYLADLLKTVAAETSGNDWLMPVRERAAVLLSEQAIPSTRDEEWRFTDLSSLLQVKFEKAVPVELPEVAISALILPEAQESRLVFVNGIFAPHLSSVAALPDGVFVGNLPAENSAEQVKNYLGKLPGSEEVFTALNTAGLEEAAVVFVPKNKAVETPIHLLFLTVADAPAISQPRCLVVAEANSKVTIVEHYATASLGCPDVSTSHPYWTNAVTEIFTAENSEVVHVRIQRESGDAFHVGKTAVSQARFSRYVCHAVSLGAKVSRHNLEVFQTGEGTDTKLNGLTMIAGEQLADTHSLIALNHPHGTTDQLHKCIVGDRAHAVFNGKVFVPKPAQLTNAAQLSRNLLLSPKARVDTKPQLEITADNVKCSHGATVSQLDAEEVFYLQSRGLDREMSCRLLMDAFADEIIQLLPVVSLQTMLGRCVSCRNND
- the sufC gene encoding Fe-S cluster assembly ATPase SufC: MIVENSEVILSVSDLRAEVDGTEILKGLSLEMKAGEIHAIMGPNGSGKSTFSKVLSGHPDYTVTGGEIIFQGQNLLELTPEERARAGVFLAFQYPLEIPGVSNLDFLRVAYNSHRKHKGLEELDAFDFDELIEQKLDVVKMNPAFLERSVNEGFSGGEKKRNEILQMALLEPKLAILDETDSGLDIDALRIVANGVNQLANAENTMLVITHYQRLLDYIVPDFVHVMEQGRIITTGTKDLALELEARGYDWVLEQEVVAR
- the sufB gene encoding Fe-S cluster assembly protein SufB; the encoded protein is MSASVKTLVNQPYKYGFITEIESDTIPRGLSEDVVRLISAKKEEPEFMLEFRLKAYRQWLKMEEPNWAHVNYPKINYQDIIYYSAPKQAPKKLNSLEEVDPVLLETFEKLGISLSEQKRLANVAVDAVFDSVSVATTFREKLAKDGVIFCSISEAVKDYPELVKKYLGSVVPVADNFFAALNSAVFSDGSFVYIPKGVKCPMDLSTYFRINNGDSGQFERTLIVAEEGSSVTYLEGCTAPMYDSNQLHAAVVELVALDNADIKYSTVQNWYAGDANGKGGIYNFVTKRGICQGVNSKISWTQVETGSAITWKYPSCVLIGDNSVGEFYSVALTNNKQQADTGTKMIHIGKNTRSTIISKGISAGNSQNSYRGLVKIGPKAEGARNYSQCDSMLIGDNAQANTFPYIQVQNNMGKVEHEASTSKIGEDQLFYFAQRGISAEDAVSMMISGFCKDVFNKLPMEFAVEADKLLSLKLEGSVG